The genome window AAACAGCTGAGGAACAACAATCATTTGTTTGCCTGGACTACACTAAAGGaacatgtgtttttgttttgcttggggCTGATTAATTATTATTCTTGGAGCAACACTGAATCTTTCTTTCCAAGGACAGATCATCTGTCTGTATGACGAGAAGACATGTGAAGACTGGAGATATTTTATGGGGTCACAGTCGGCTGTCTTCATATGTGAGGAGGGCTGGCATGTGGGAAAAGACAGCAGTGCTGAATGTCCCCCCAGAGAGAACGCCCCGAATGGCATGAAAGCTGCAACTTCATACCTACAGGGGGAGACTGTGTAAGATACAACGAATGCTGTGGGAGAACGATACACATGCTTGTTCTCATCAGGAGTAAGTTAGTGTTTCTGTCTGGTTAAGGTATTCTGTGGGCAAGCAATGGAAGAGTGGTGAGACTGAGGCTGGTGTCGAAAGCTTGTCTAGAGCCAGACAGAGGTGTTCCTTGTGAGTTGGAATGAGCAAAGCAGTCCCTCAGGCCAGTACTGAGAAGGAAAGGCCTAGATAAGAGATGCATGTGGAATTCAGGTGAGGGCTCTCACATCCGTAGCCCCTGGGAGCTAGGATGCTCTCTGTGGCTATTCTGCTCCATGAGGGACACTATATGATATGTCTCCAAACTTGGCTAGGCCTCAGAATCTCTTGGGCTGCAGAACCTGCTGTCAGAATATGGATTCTGACAGGTGCTAATGGATTCTGAATGAGAATTTCCCAAGAATGGGTCCCAggattacttattttttaagaatacaaCTTTCTGGGAAACTTGGAGGTAGCCTATATCAAaacctgatagctcagctggtaaaatatccgcctgcaatgcaagaaaccccagttcgatcctgggtcagaaagatccgctggaaagggacaggctaccctttccagtattcttgggcttcctttgtggctcagctggtaaagaatctgcctgcaatgtgggagacctgggttcgatccctgggttgggaagatcccctggagaagggaaaggctacccactctggtattctggcctggagaattccatggactgtatagtgcatggggtcacaaagagtcagatacaactgagcgactttcactctatCAAAATCAGCTTTAGGGAGCTGCTGCTTCAAGAACCCCCTTCTTATCGCTTCTGCCAAGCAGTTCCTACTACCACACTTAAACACCTCCAGGGAGAGGGACTTGCCACCTTTTGAGGTATATACAGGTAAACAACCTTCCTTTCTAAAACAAAGTATAAAGGATATTagtacttaaaaaagaaattagcaaGAAGTAGTCTGGAAAGGATTTCTGGGCTGTATCCACTGGAAAAATATGATTCCCAGCACAGTGACAGCCCTGAGATTCTAGGACGGTCTGTGAGAGTGTCGTGGAAGCCTACTCTGCTTCACTCATGAGCTTCAGACCCTCCATATCGATACTGGTTGAATTAACCAGAGCAAACTAAGTAAGAGCAGACTTCCTCCTTCCAAACACTGGCCTCACCGACTGCTTTCCAAACCCATTCCCAGACCAGAGTGGTGACCATGCACTAAGTGTTACCTTCACCGTGTAGAGCGTGTATGGGTGGAAACCGGTGCCACTGTGCTCTCGAGCAGTAATGGTGCCGGTGATGCGAAGGTTCTGGATGACCACAGGGCCGTCTGGACTGCCCAGGGACTCGAAGTTGAAGGTGGCTGAGCTGAGGGGTCCAGGTGGAGAGGAGGAGAGCAGGACCTGTGGCAGACTGGAGTCCAGGGAGCTCCCACCATTGGTGAGATCCTTCTCTAAACACGAGGGGCGTGGGGGGCATATCCTCTCTGGACTGGGCAGCAAAGTTGAGAGACAGGCATCATTTCCCTGCTCTCCCTCCTTGTCCGCTGTGTCAATCTGGATCTCTGGGCAGGAATTCAGCATGGAGGCAAGCAGGCCTGGCTCTGTTTCTGTTCCTGGACCCTCCTCAGCTtctgttccttctattccttcgGGTCCCTTGCCATCCTTAGGCTCCAGAGGCTGGGAGCCCCCGAGGGCACACAGGGCATCCTGAATACTGGCAGAGAGGAAGGGGCTTGAGGTCATGAGCATGATGGTTTCTTTGCTCAGTTCAGACACCGGGGACTCCAGCTCTGCATCTTCTGACAAGAACAGAGGCTGCAGGAAATGAGAAGAGCTGTTTTCGACTTTTCTCTCCTCCAACACTCCCCCTAGATCTCCCTCCAGCGCTTCATGGCCTTCTTCAACGTCTGGGGAGGGGTGTGAAGGCCCGTCTGGCTCACTACAGCTTAGGAGCACTGGGgctgctgctggagaaggggCTTCTGCGAGACCCTGGACCTCAACAATCAGCGGCAGAGATGTGGGCACTGAGGGCTGTTCCAGGGCACTGGCTGGGCAGAGTGGATTAGCCACTCCTGCTGGGTTAGTTCTGGCCTTGGAGAAGATGCCCACGAGTACAAGGTGGATCCAGTCCGGATCCGAGAGCTTGCTGATCAGTGGTAAGATGACGTTGCAAGTAATGAGTTCCACCACTATGTGCCTGCCAGTCCGGGTCTCCAAGTGCGGCTTCGGTACTAGTCCTTGAAGCAACACATTCACGATGCCACGTGTGTAGGTGACCTCAGCGCTGGGGCTCTGCACTGCAGGGTGTGGAGCGCTGGCCCGGCAGTAAGCCTCCCAGAGCTGGGAGGGCTCCCCTGGGCCACTCTGTTTCCCTGCGGCCTCCTTCGCCTGAATATAGCTCTGCAGGTGACAACCGCAGAGAGTCAGAACCCTCTGGGCAAGAGCATGGCTGTCCACCCTGGCCATCCTCCTCCGGAGCTCCTGGACCAGCCCTCGCATGGctgcctccatctcctcctcgAAGGCTGGCTCCTGGCTCACCGTGCGGTACCAGGACGACACGAAGTCCCGCATGATCATCCGGATGGTGCGGTCGATCTCCTGCTCCAGCTGCCTCTCAGCCTCGGGGTTTGGGGGGCAGACGGCCATTGGGATGAGGCGCTCCAGGTGCAGCCGCCCTGAAGCCCCCACGATGGCGTCAGAGCCCAGCCATCCTCCCAGCACCAGCAGCAACGCAGACAGAAGGCACAGAAGCCACACGTTGACCAGGAGGTGGATGACCAGGAGCCAGCCGAGTACGGCCCCCAGGGCCACCAGCTTCCGGCTACTCAGCAGGTGACTGACGCCGGGCCCGGCCGGGCGCTCCGGCGCCAGGATCTCCGTCTCTGTCTTCATGGCGGGCGGGCGGGGGCTCCCCGGACCAGAGCCTCCCTCCCTCACGTCAAAGCCAGGGATGGGGGCGCCGAATGTGGCGCGGACACAAGAGCCGGGTGCCGGTCAGGCCTGGGCCGGGTCGCGGGCCCTAACGTCCTACAGGCAAGGCCGGGCGACAGGGCCAGCTCGGAGGCTCGGCCTCGCCGCAGCCCCGTCCAGCCGGGACGCTGCCCTCGAGGAAGACTCTGCGTCCTTCATGGTGCGGGGTCGGTGACCTGCGGCTTCAGAGACCGGGCAGGGCCGTGGGCCCACCGAATATTTAGTGAGTCCACCATCGAGGTGCCCGCAACCGGCTCGCGCACCGCCCGCCTGAGCCTCGGCGCCAGTGAAAGCGGTGGCGTCTCCTTCGCCGCCTCGGAAGGGCCCTCGCCTTGCTGGGGAAGCTGGGCACCTAACCTCCCGAGCCCTGCTGCTGTTAAGGCTGCTGGCCGGCCGGGCGCCGGCGACTACTTCCGGGTCGACGTCAGTCGGAGCGGGGCGTGCGGGGAGAGCGCCGTGCGATCCGTTCCCCGGCTCTGCTCGGCGCTGCATGGCGCCGCCTGGTGGTGAGGAGGAGCGGTGACTGCACAGCGCGAACAGGTATGGTCCCTGAGATCTTGCAGAGCACTAGCTCGCCAAACAGGTGCCTAGCGGTGCGGATTTGGGAGCAGTCCTGCAGGTAATGCCCCTCCGAGACTCGGTGCGAGCTGCAGTGTTTAAATGAACTCTGCAAACACCTTCTACCGTTTAGGCAAACTCAGTAATCcagtttgttttaatttcaaatggGCATTTTTTCGATGGCCTGATACACTTTAACATTCACCCCACATTCCAAAACGCCCCTCTCTCATTCCCGGTGCTCAGCTAACCAAACTTGAGCTCAGGAATTGCAGAATACAAGGCATAAAACATTAATACAGAGATAGATGTATTCctaaaatttcataatttcttcttcttcttctaagccgcttcagtcgtgtccgactctgcgcgaccccgtagacagcagcccaccaggcttccctgtccctgggattctccaggtaagaaaactggagtgggttgccatttcctcctccagtgcatgaaagtgaaaagtgaaagtgaagtcactcagtcgtgtccgactcagcgaccccatggactgcagcctaccaggctcctctgtccatgggattttccaggaaagagtactggagtggggtgccataatacTATATAACAAAATCATTTTTGTGCTTTGGGTTATTCGTCAGTAGCTTTACCCCGAGCAATCAAATCGTCTGATTATCTTTGTTCAGTCCCTGTGATAGGTGGTGTGGAGGAATAGAAGTGGTGAAGGGTCCTCAAAAACCTTGCAGATAACTGGGGAGATGAGTTCTTGGGTCCCAAGTGAATATTTAATAACACAATTCAGTATGGGATATGGtgaaatgcaaattattatatgCATGAGGGTTGCAAATTATTATACAGTGGTTTGTAGCAGTGAAGGGGAACCTCACAGAGAGGGGATCTTTCTGCTGCCTCTTCAAGGGTGTTGTTCAGTCCTGAATTgttcagcaactgaacaacagtcctgtccaattctctgcgacc of Bubalus bubalis isolate 160015118507 breed Murrah chromosome 5, NDDB_SH_1, whole genome shotgun sequence contains these proteins:
- the SNX19 gene encoding sorting nexin-19 isoform X3 produces the protein MKTETEILAPERPAGPGVSHLLSSRKLVALGAVLGWLLVIHLLVNVWLLCLLSALLLVLGGWLGSDAIVGASGRLHLERLIPMAVCPPNPEAERQLEQEIDRTIRMIMRDFVSSWYRTVSQEPAFEEEMEAAMRGLVQELRRRMARVDSHALAQRVLTLCGCHLQSYIQAKEAAGKQSGPGEPSQLWEAYCRASAPHPAVQSPSAEVTYTRGIVNVLLQGLVPKPHLETRTGRHIVVELITCNVILPLISKLSDPDWIHLVLVGIFSKARTNPAGVANPLCPASALEQPSVPTSLPLIVEVQGLAEAPSPAAAPVLLSCSEPDGPSHPSPDVEEGHEALEGDLGGVLEERKVENSSSHFLQPLFLSEDAELESPVSELSKETIMLMTSSPFLSASIQDALCALGGSQPLEPKDGKGPEGIEGTEAEEGPGTETEPGLLASMLNSCPEIQIDTADKEGEQGNDACLSTLLPSPERICPPRPSCLEKDLTNGGSSLDSSLPQVLLSSSPPGPLSSATFNFESLGSPDGPVVIQNLRITGTITAREHSGTGFHPYTLYTVKYETALDGESSGGLQQVAYHTVNRRYREFLNLQTRLEEKSDLRKFIKNVKGPKKLFPDLPFGNMDSDRVEARKSLLESFLKQLCAIPEIANSEEMQEFLALNTDARIAFVKKPFVVSRIDKMVVSAIVDTLKTAFPRSEPQSPTEELSEAETENKPQTEGKKVSKSRLRFSSSKIAPALNITEAHEKVLYCLQDSGVESETLSVSGMESFIEKQAKLLEAQPADAPGRDSEQTAEGCVDGRVSDAAAPAQGLSSSDPGTETELADTALDLLVLLLMEQWRWLCTESVQKVLHLVFGTLIQRTKAPSLSCCLPRVST
- the SNX19 gene encoding sorting nexin-19 isoform X4, which encodes MKTETEILAPERPAGPGVSHLLSSRKLVALGAVLGWLLVIHLLVNVWLLCLLSALLLVLGGWLGSDAIVGASGRLHLERLIPMAVCPPNPEAERQLEQEIDRTIRMIMRDFVSSWYRTVSQEPAFEEEMEAAMRGLVQELRRRMARVDSHALAQRVLTLCGCHLQSYIQAKEAAGKQSGPGEPSQLWEAYCRASAPHPAVQSPSAEVTYTRGIVNVLLQGLVPKPHLETRTGRHIVVELITCNVILPLISKLSDPDWIHLVLVGIFSKARTNPAGVANPLCPASALEQPSVPTSLPLIVEVQGLAEAPSPAAAPVLLSCSEPDGPSHPSPDVEEGHEALEGDLGGVLEERKVENSSSHFLQPLFLSEDAELESPVSELSKETIMLMTSSPFLSASIQDALCALGGSQPLEPKDGKGPEGIEGTEAEEGPGTETEPGLLASMLNSCPEIQIDTADKEGEQGNDACLSTLLPSPERICPPRPSCLEKDLTNGGSSLDSSLPQVLLSSSPPGPLSSATFNFESLGSPDGPVVIQNLRITGTITAREHSGTGFHPYTLYTVKYETALDGESSGGLQQVAYHTVNRRYREFLNLQTRLEEKSDLRKFIKNVKGPKKLFPDLPFGNMDSDRVEARKSLLESFLKQLCAIPEIANSEEMQEFLALNTDARIAFVKKPFVVSRIDKMVVSAIVDTLKTAFPRSEPQSPTEELSEAETENKPQTEGKKVSKSRLRFSSSKIAPALNITEAHEKVLYCLQDSGVESETLSVSGMESFIEKQAKLLEAQPADAPGRDSEQTAEGCVDGRVSDAAAPAQGLSSSDPGTETELADTALDLLVLLLMEQWRWLCTESVQKVLHLVFGTLIQSVQSP
- the SNX19 gene encoding sorting nexin-19 isoform X2, giving the protein MKTETEILAPERPAGPGVSHLLSSRKLVALGAVLGWLLVIHLLVNVWLLCLLSALLLVLGGWLGSDAIVGASGRLHLERLIPMAVCPPNPEAERQLEQEIDRTIRMIMRDFVSSWYRTVSQEPAFEEEMEAAMRGLVQELRRRMARVDSHALAQRVLTLCGCHLQSYIQAKEAAGKQSGPGEPSQLWEAYCRASAPHPAVQSPSAEVTYTRGIVNVLLQGLVPKPHLETRTGRHIVVELITCNVILPLISKLSDPDWIHLVLVGIFSKARTNPAGVANPLCPASALEQPSVPTSLPLIVEVQGLAEAPSPAAAPVLLSCSEPDGPSHPSPDVEEGHEALEGDLGGVLEERKVENSSSHFLQPLFLSEDAELESPVSELSKETIMLMTSSPFLSASIQDALCALGGSQPLEPKDGKGPEGIEGTEAEEGPGTETEPGLLASMLNSCPEIQIDTADKEGEQGNDACLSTLLPSPERICPPRPSCLEKDLTNGGSSLDSSLPQVLLSSSPPGPLSSATFNFESLGSPDGPVVIQNLRITGTITAREHSGTGFHPYTLYTVKYETALDGESSGGLQQVAYHTVNRRYREFLNLQTRLEEKSDLRKFIKNVKGPKKLFPDLPFGNMDSDRVEARKSLLESFLKQLCAIPEIANSEEMQEFLALNTDARIAFVKKPFVVSRIDKMVVSAIVDTLKTAFPRSEPQSPTEELSEAETENKPQTEGKKVSKSRLRFSSSKIAPALNITEAHEKVLYCLQDSGVESETLSVSGMESFIEKQAKLLEAQPADAPGRDSEQTAEGCVDGRVSDAAAPAQGLSSSDPGTETELADTALDLLVLLLMEQWRWLCTESVQKVLHLVFGTLIQRCHRRNPWGEQMPAELESGLGVAAAAPDQQAFDLLPLGHHPGIVGAQCLCRGVCRNQLHRRHPRKTGISP
- the SNX19 gene encoding sorting nexin-19 isoform X1 — its product is MKTETEILAPERPAGPGVSHLLSSRKLVALGAVLGWLLVIHLLVNVWLLCLLSALLLVLGGWLGSDAIVGASGRLHLERLIPMAVCPPNPEAERQLEQEIDRTIRMIMRDFVSSWYRTVSQEPAFEEEMEAAMRGLVQELRRRMARVDSHALAQRVLTLCGCHLQSYIQAKEAAGKQSGPGEPSQLWEAYCRASAPHPAVQSPSAEVTYTRGIVNVLLQGLVPKPHLETRTGRHIVVELITCNVILPLISKLSDPDWIHLVLVGIFSKARTNPAGVANPLCPASALEQPSVPTSLPLIVEVQGLAEAPSPAAAPVLLSCSEPDGPSHPSPDVEEGHEALEGDLGGVLEERKVENSSSHFLQPLFLSEDAELESPVSELSKETIMLMTSSPFLSASIQDALCALGGSQPLEPKDGKGPEGIEGTEAEEGPGTETEPGLLASMLNSCPEIQIDTADKEGEQGNDACLSTLLPSPERICPPRPSCLEKDLTNGGSSLDSSLPQVLLSSSPPGPLSSATFNFESLGSPDGPVVIQNLRITGTITAREHSGTGFHPYTLYTVKYETALDGESSGGLQQVAYHTVNRRYREFLNLQTRLEEKSDLRKFIKNVKGPKKLFPDLPFGNMDSDRVEARKSLLESFLKQLCAIPEIANSEEMQEFLALNTDARIAFVKKPFVVSRIDKMVVSAIVDTLKTAFPRSEPQSPTEELSEAETENKPQTEGKKVSKSRLRFSSSKIAPALNITEAHEKVLYCLQDSGVESETLSVSGMESFIEKQAKLLEAQPADAPGRDSEQTAEGCVDGRVSDAAAPAQGLSSSDPGTETELADTALDLLVLLLMEQWRWLCTESVQKVLHLVFGTLIQRWLEVQVAHLTCPQRWVQYLRLLQESIWPGGALPKCPRPVRTPEQKAAAEKQALQSLMGVLPDVIVEILGENKCRLSWSLVLESLQQPLINRHLIYCLWDIILELLELSASAEESAATSSTADTPGRRASPLSQRPLSRFFEG